From the Nitrospira sp. genome, one window contains:
- the erm gene encoding 23S ribosomal RNA methyltransferase Erm, protein MAYSAKDRRRRQLSQNLLTSSGVKKYLGALGTNTCDLLVEVGAGRGTLTAELANFADNVDAFELDPEFAKAASKATSQLPNVQVHLGDFLGSSVPATPFTLAGNLPFSRTNEIMRWALAARTLERAVVITQLEFARKRAGDYGRWSLATVQSWPTHDWRLVGKISRHDFRPVPKVDAGILELTARPSPLIVHSAMNHYKDLVALGFGGKGGSLFRSLRPRYSHRTLLRAFSRAEVPEKTVVAFVHPDQWLQIFNQLEP, encoded by the coding sequence ATGGCATATTCCGCAAAAGACCGCAGGCGACGCCAACTGTCGCAGAATCTCCTGACCTCCTCTGGTGTGAAGAAGTATCTTGGCGCGCTAGGGACCAATACGTGCGACTTGCTCGTCGAGGTAGGAGCGGGCCGAGGCACCCTTACGGCCGAACTAGCGAATTTCGCAGACAATGTCGATGCCTTCGAACTGGATCCAGAGTTCGCCAAGGCCGCCTCTAAGGCAACCAGCCAATTGCCGAACGTTCAAGTGCATCTCGGTGACTTCCTGGGTTCGAGTGTCCCCGCTACCCCGTTCACCTTGGCCGGAAACCTTCCATTCTCCCGTACTAATGAAATCATGAGATGGGCACTGGCAGCCCGGACTCTCGAACGGGCGGTGGTCATTACACAACTAGAATTCGCGCGGAAACGGGCAGGCGACTATGGGCGATGGAGTCTCGCGACGGTCCAAAGCTGGCCGACTCATGATTGGCGTCTCGTTGGTAAGATATCAAGGCACGACTTCCGACCGGTCCCGAAGGTAGACGCAGGCATCCTGGAGCTCACGGCGCGACCATCCCCGCTGATCGTGCACTCAGCGATGAATCATTATAAGGATTTGGTGGCCCTCGGTTTCGGCGGCAAGGGAGGGAGTCTGTTCCGCTCGCTTCGACCTAGGTACTCTCATAGAACCCTACTGCGGGCCTTCAGCCGTGCCGAAGTACCCGAGAAGACGGTCGTTGCGTTTGTTCATCCGGATCAATGGCTCCAGATATTCAATCAACTTGAGCCCTAG
- a CDS encoding adenylyltransferase/cytidyltransferase family protein: MPETIVYADIVGDLFHAGHVSLLRTARSMGDQLIVGVHGDDDVALYKRLPVLTMAERIAVVEGCRYCDTVIPSAPLVITEEFLGQYSIDVVVHGDDIDDASLQHSYGVPLALGIMHLVPYSTVVSTTEIIHRITCRADLAV, translated from the coding sequence ATGCCGGAGACTATTGTATACGCGGACATAGTTGGAGATCTCTTTCATGCGGGCCACGTCAGTCTTCTGAGGACCGCCCGCTCAATGGGTGATCAGCTCATCGTCGGAGTGCATGGGGACGATGACGTTGCGCTGTATAAGCGACTGCCCGTCCTAACCATGGCGGAACGTATTGCAGTAGTGGAGGGGTGCCGCTACTGCGACACGGTAATACCATCTGCACCGTTGGTCATTACTGAAGAGTTCTTGGGTCAGTACTCGATCGATGTAGTAGTCCACGGCGACGACATCGACGATGCGAGTCTCCAACATTCATATGGAGTGCCGCTGGCGCTAGGCATCATGCACCTGGTTCCGTATAGCACGGTAGTGTCGACTACCGAGATCATTCACCGGATCACTTGCCGAGCAGACTTGGCGGTCTAG